TACCAATCCCGTAAATTCACCAGCTTCAGGATTCCACCCAATCCGCCAACCCAAACCACTTTTAACCACTCGTTCCATTTTTACCTGACAAGGTGAGATATAGCAGAAGTCAGAAGTCAGGAGTCAGGAGTCAGGAGTTCAACATTCCCCTCAGCCCCTCAGCCCTATTTCCCCGTCGGTGTAGGAGTTGGAGTCAGGCTTTGCTGATCGGGAGAAGCCGCCATTTTCTTCACTTGGTCTTTGTACTCAGGCGGAGCCAAGGCTATAGCCTTAGTAAATAGAGGTTTGGCTTCTACAGGTCTACCTATGTTTTCTAATACCAACGCCTTAGCTAAAACAGGGCGAAAATCTTTGCTATTTACGGTAATTGCGGCATCATAAACAGCTACTGCCTCTGGATAACGCTCTTGATTAGCATAAATTTGAGCTAAGAGTAACTGGACTGAAGTTACCTGATTCAGATCTGTTTGAGGCGCTTGGTTAATTTTCTTTAAGGAATCTTGTAAAACTCCGATCGCGGCTTCTGGTCCTTTTTCCTGGAGTAAAAGATTCACTAAACCTTGTAAAGCATTGATTTGAGCAGGTTGAGTAGCTAATACGGTGCGATAAACTTGAACTGCTCCTTCGCGATCGCCGAGTTTTTGTTTAGCTTGGGCTAAAAGTACGGCATAATCGGGTCTATCTGGGCTAAGAGTCACCAATCTTTCTAAGAAAGCGACACTACCTCTTAAATCTCCCTGTTGTAGCTTAATTTCGACTAAACCCCGCAGAGCTTCGCGGCTGCTTGGCTCGCGCTGCAAGATTTGCTCGTAAGCTTTACCCAAATCTGCCAAAGCAGTCGTTTCAGAGGTGGAGTCCGATCTATTGCTGTCT
The window above is part of the Merismopedia glauca CCAP 1448/3 genome. Proteins encoded here:
- a CDS encoding tetratricopeptide repeat protein → MSLNRNRSIITLILGLIALGLLGFYTIPTIAAAWGQNQDSNRSDSTSETTALADLGKAYEQILQREPSSREALRGLVEIKLQQGDLRGSVAFLERLVTLSPDRPDYAVLLAQAKQKLGDREGAVQVYRTVLATQPAQINALQGLVNLLLQEKGPEAAIGVLQDSLKKINQAPQTDLNQVTSVQLLLAQIYANQERYPEAVAVYDAAITVNSKDFRPVLAKALVLENIGRPVEAKPLFTKAIALAPPEYKDQVKKMAASPDQQSLTPTPTPTGK